From a region of the Acidobacteriota bacterium genome:
- a CDS encoding c-type cytochrome: MNGDFSQRFFGLALLVAASLLLASCRSAVSSSGTDPAADRIERGRYLVNIGVCNDCHTPMVMGPDGPGPDMSRMLSGHPQDMRLSPPPLLDETWTWAGVGTNTAFFGPWGISYSANLTPDENTGLGIWSEEMFINAIRSGRHMGQSRPIQPPMPWPFYSKMSDEDLKSIYAYLRSLPPIHNRVPDYQPPPELLPE, from the coding sequence ATGAATGGCGACTTCAGTCAGAGGTTTTTCGGGCTGGCGCTGCTAGTTGCGGCGTCCTTGCTTTTGGCGTCCTGCCGCAGTGCTGTTTCCTCTTCCGGAACCGATCCCGCGGCTGATCGGATCGAGCGTGGCCGCTACCTGGTCAACATCGGGGTCTGCAACGACTGTCACACGCCCATGGTCATGGGTCCCGATGGTCCCGGTCCTGACATGAGCCGGATGCTTTCGGGCCACCCCCAAGACATGCGCCTGAGCCCCCCTCCCTTGCTTGACGAGACTTGGACCTGGGCCGGGGTGGGAACCAATACGGCGTTTTTCGGTCCGTGGGGCATTTCCTATTCCGCCAACCTGACACCCGATGAAAACACCGGGCTGGGGATCTGGAGCGAGGAGATGTTCATCAACGCCATTCGGAGCGGTCGTCATATGGGGCAGTCGCGGCCCATCCAGCCGCCTATGCCTTGGCCCTTCTACTCGAAGATGAGCGACGAGGACTTGAAGTCCATCTACGCCTATCTGCGCTCGCTGCCCCCGATCCACAATCGGGTGCCGGACTACCAGCCTCCACCCGAGCTCCTACCGGAATAA
- a CDS encoding YciI family protein has translation MRFICLGYADLTKWESMREDERQAFMEKCFAYDDELRRAGHFVGGEALQGTENAVTLRMRDGRIDVTDGPYAETKEQIGGLLFLEARDLNHAIALMSKHPGVGFGPFEIRPANEEINKLLAERDEAVGKSRS, from the coding sequence ATGAGATTCATCTGTTTAGGCTATGCTGACCTGACCAAGTGGGAATCGATGAGGGAAGACGAGCGCCAAGCGTTCATGGAGAAATGCTTTGCCTACGATGACGAGCTGCGCCGCGCCGGACACTTTGTGGGAGGAGAGGCGCTGCAAGGCACCGAAAACGCTGTCACCCTGCGCATGCGCGACGGCCGCATCGATGTCACCGACGGCCCCTATGCCGAAACCAAAGAGCAGATCGGAGGGCTGTTGTTTCTGGAGGCCAGGGACCTCAACCACGCCATCGCGCTGATGTCCAAACATCCCGGCGTCGGCTTCGGCCCCTTCGAAATCCGCCCGGCCAACGAAGAGATCAACAAGCTGCTGGCCGAACGCGACGAAGCGGTCGGCAAGAGCCGGTCCTAG
- a CDS encoding RNA polymerase sigma factor — MQATEDVRRKIDEVYREESRRIFATLIRLLGDFDLAEEALHEAFTAAVEQWESEGMPDNPRAWLVSTGRFKAIDTIRRRKTRGNTVAQIPSAPISAQPDIEELDEAQFRDDHLRLIFTCCHPDLPPNTQVALTLREVCGLTTEEIATAFLSRKSKIAQRIVRGKAKIRDAKIPYRVPSRSDLPHRLDSVLSVIYLVFNEGYSASSGDAAIRSDLSGEAIRLGKVLLELLPDPEVMGLLALMLLHESRRTARTTPDGDLILLEDQDRSLWDQANISEGRLLVERALASGRFGTYTLQAAISAVHADAASASQTDWAQIVSLYDLLLRAEPSAVVELNRAVAVAMRDRPEDGLKLIDAILARGELCDYHLAHAARADLCRRAGRTAEAKAAYRRALALTVQEPQRRFFAKRLREMK, encoded by the coding sequence ATGCAAGCCACCGAGGATGTCCGCCGCAAGATCGATGAGGTCTACCGGGAGGAATCCCGAAGGATCTTCGCCACCCTGATCCGGCTGCTGGGCGACTTCGATTTGGCCGAGGAAGCGCTGCACGAAGCCTTCACCGCGGCCGTGGAACAGTGGGAGAGCGAGGGCATGCCCGACAATCCCAGGGCCTGGCTGGTCTCCACCGGACGTTTCAAGGCCATCGACACGATTCGCCGCAGGAAAACCCGGGGCAACACGGTGGCTCAGATCCCTTCCGCGCCGATTTCCGCCCAGCCCGACATTGAGGAACTGGACGAAGCCCAGTTCCGCGACGACCACCTGCGGCTGATCTTTACCTGCTGCCACCCTGACCTGCCCCCCAACACCCAGGTGGCCCTCACCCTGCGCGAAGTCTGCGGCTTGACCACCGAAGAGATCGCCACGGCCTTCCTCTCCCGCAAATCGAAAATCGCCCAGCGCATCGTGCGAGGCAAGGCCAAGATCCGCGACGCCAAGATCCCCTACCGGGTTCCCTCCCGCTCCGATCTGCCCCATCGCCTCGATTCGGTGCTCTCCGTCATTTATCTGGTCTTCAATGAGGGGTATTCGGCGTCCTCGGGCGACGCAGCCATTCGCTCAGACCTGTCCGGCGAAGCCATCCGCCTGGGCAAAGTGCTCCTGGAACTGCTGCCCGATCCCGAAGTGATGGGCCTGCTGGCGCTGATGCTGCTGCACGAATCGCGGCGCACGGCCCGCACCACGCCGGACGGCGACCTGATCCTGCTGGAAGACCAGGACCGTTCGCTTTGGGACCAGGCCAACATCTCCGAGGGGAGGCTACTGGTGGAACGTGCGCTGGCCTCGGGACGATTCGGCACCTACACCCTGCAGGCGGCCATCTCGGCGGTGCACGCCGATGCCGCAAGCGCTTCGCAAACCGACTGGGCCCAAATCGTCTCCCTCTACGACCTGCTGCTGCGGGCCGAGCCCTCGGCCGTGGTGGAACTCAACCGGGCCGTGGCCGTGGCCATGCGCGACAGGCCCGAGGACGGCCTGAAGCTGATCGATGCCATCCTTGCCCGCGGCGAGCTGTGTGACTATCACCTGGCTCACGCCGCCCGGGCCGACCTTTGCCGCCGGGCGGGCCGGACCGCGGAGGCCAAGGCCGCTTACCGGCGGGCACTGGCTCTCACGGTGCAGGAACCGCAACGCCGCTTCTTCGCCAAGCGCCTGCGGGAGATGAAGTGA